CCAGTCTGCTGTAAAGTTTTATGGTCATCTCGAATCTTCTTTCCCTGCAGAAGTACACCAACACGTAATCCACCTCCAAGTATAGTGGTCACAGCCTCCATGACAGTCCTCTGTGGAAAAATTACGTATTAATGCACACTGGAAACCAAGTGTCCAAATTCTAATGAAAAGGACCTACATGAAAAGGCCCATCAAAGAATTGGCTAGTGCATAAGCTTCTATAGAATATGCAAACGAAACATAAAAATAGATATGCCAATATGCAATCACTCTTCACAACAACACATATGGAAATGGGCAGTGCAGGAGCCCCCAAATCTTGGTTGCACAATGATGTAAGTTTCTTCTTTATCATCTAGCCATATGCCTACGACACTGAGCAGTAAGAAAATTCCATTATcagaatgataataataaaaaatgttatACCTTCAATAAACCAACAGTTGCACTTTCTGGAATCTCAATAAAAAGCTCGGGTACCTTGAAAGATTTTATCCTAAGCTTCACTGAGTAAAAGGAAATACATCTTCGTGTAAGAAACTCTTCGAATGTCACACACCAACCCACTCAAAAGAGTACATATGAATCATTTCATTTCCATCAAAGATTCTCATACCGTGAGAATGCCTAGGTCGGAATGAATTGTGTTGACCTGCAACAGAAGATGGGGCCTCAATAGCTGCATGAGAAATTAGGATCATCACTGAAAGATTATATTTAGCAATAAATCAGAAAAGTTAAAGCAAAATATCAGAGcagaaatgaagaaaaagacCTGCATGCAGCTTTGAACAGGAACCAGCGGCATCTTCATCATTGCCCTTCTTAGGTGAATCAGAAACAAACTCATTACTCATCCCTTCTCCAGAATCTAATTGTGAACCATAGGCAAAGTGCTTCCTCTTTTTGAAAGGATATAGCCTTTCTGATCTCTGATATTTATAATAGTTCTTCCTCTTGTGGTAAAGAGGCTTTGAATCAGCACCATCTGCATGCACACAATCATTTAAAAACAGAACAAATGATTTAGTAGCATGGAAAATAATGCTGACATTTGGAACGAGCATGTAACTTTAAATCATAAAGCACTTACCAGTGTTAGAAAGTGTTGCATCGTTTGATCTTGGAGCTCCTTTCCAGTATTTAGAAGCCAAAATTTTCCTTATTCTTCGATCTCCAATCCGTGGTGCTGGCCTAAAGAATTTTTTTGTGGTGCTAGGGTGAGTACACCCAGAGGAGTTTTCGTCATCATCTCTACTATTAACATTTACATTATCCCCATTTGTTGGGTACGAACTATGGGAATTGTTGTTCCCACGCAAAGGCACCTTGGTACTACTGCCTGAACTGACAAGTGTATGAGGTTTTTCATCCCAGACCACTGGATCCTCAAAGCTGCACATGTTAGCCACAGTGCCATTTTGTACCTTGCCACATTTATGGGGCTCatcttttattagttttttagtTTCACGCTCTAGTTTACAGTTATCAAATTCCCTAAGCAAAGAGGGGCCAACATCTAAGTTGCCAGCAAAAGTTCTTATTTCATTCTGGCTTTTGCTATTCACCATCATCCCAGAGCCAATCCTCTCTGCACACTCAGAAGTCGCTACTGTAGCAGCTAATCCTAAATTGAGATCATTCTCAGCATACAAATATTCTTTGGAACAATGGTTTTGTTCATTACCTTGTGAGACAAGCTCTGAAACAAAGAAGCTCCTAGTTATGCTTCCTTGATCATGAACTTCAACCTTCATATTTTTCTCATCATTTTGACATTCATTTTTAACAGCATTATTGGCAACCTTGCAGTGATCTTTGTCAGCTGAAATATCACTAGAACTGGGAGTGTTGTTTCCTTTCTCAAGCAATAAGTTCCCAGCTACAATGGCCAACAAGTCAAATGCACACATTTGGTTCTCTCCAGTTTTCTTCTTAAAGGAACTCCTCCTCTGCAAAAGAAAAGTGCACAAAAATAGATCGGAGCTTTTGTTACGCAGATAAAAAGGACAAGAATTGTTGAAGCAATAACAGAAGAGCAGTGTACGTTACCCTTGCCGATCTGGTAGCTCTGGGTGTGGGAGGAACCTGATAGCCATTGAATCCGTAGTCTAACCTTTTCTGCAAAACCATATCTCAGAGAAAATACCAAGAAGGACACATCACAAGCAGAGAAACAGCATTTCAGGTTCCAATTTTGAAATGCAAATCTTGCCAATCATTTGAGGTCACAAAACCCAGTCAGAGGAACCTGACAGTGACAACAAACAAAAGTAAGCATCTAGCGATTACTTATTTCATGATTGTCGACCGGATATACATATTTCGACAATAAAACATAGAACATTAGAAATTCAGACAGGAAAGGGGCTCTACATTAGATAATACCAAAAAGGAAAAATACATGGGTGACACGATTTAAAAACAGAATAGTGAAACCCATCAACCAGCAATAAAATATACAGAGATaaacaggaaaagaaaaatcacAAACACCATCATCTCAAAGGCACAACAACCGAAGTTCTTGCTTCTGGTAATGAATTGGCAATATGGACTCGGGATTTGCCAAACTTCCGACCAGAATTGAGACATCTGATCAATAGTCTGAAGTCACTATTCCTTGTAGCCAGTTCAACCCACATAGAATCCAGAGATACAGAGCAGAAACTTTGAGCGACGAGTATAATTTATAACAAGATCCTAATGATCTAAATACACCAACAAGTGCACGACTGAAAATTAACCAGAAAACATGGAatcaaagaagagagaaaagaatgGCAGAATTAGgcgcataaaaaaaaaaaaaactaaaagaaaTGAACAGCATAAAAAAATGAGACTTGATGTGCTACTGACAGTTTGaggtacaaaataaataaataaaaaataaaggaaaaaaaaaacagcataCGCCCAACATATCTTTACTCCATGCTTTCTGTAAATTCCAGACATAGAGATCTAGTTTTCAGTTCTATGAAGGAACATCTTTGGAAAATTTaacaaatccaaaaaaaaatgatggaaggaaaaaaaaaaaaaaaaaccattacAAGACCCTGATAAGGGGGATCGATGTAAGagaatttaaaagaaaagaaagataagTTAAGACACTCTTGCAGAAAATTCTGTTCAATTCAGACAAAAATAAGTTTCAAAGATCTAAAAACCTCAACCAGAAGTTACCTTGAGaggatttatttaaaaaaaaaaaaaaaactcggtaaaaaaaatgacaataaaaattaaagcaaaattcatatttaaaagCACAAATCACTTTGGAAATCAGATCAAACCCGTTGAAAGCAGAATTGAGCATGAAGAGGCAAATCCATTCAAGAAAATACAGCAAACAGAAGAAATCTAAATAAAGAAAGGAGTTAAAGCCAATAAAACAAAACCACAGACCCACTTGACTTGTTAAACAAAATGAATGCAAATCAAGAGTTTAAAACTTTGAGTGAAGTAACATTATTGGGGTTAAATGTTCTTTCCAAATTCCCCTCTTCCTTTTCCCTTCCCATTGTTTCCCAGAAACCAAACACACTGTTCTAAAACAGGAAAATTCCATCCCACCCATAAAACCCAGACCAAAAACATAAACTTGAATACAATTGGTGAACCAAACTGTACGTCTCACCTCCTAGCAAGGGTTTTTCGCCGCAAAGTCAAAACCTTTTACCCTTAGAAAGCTATGTGGCAACGGAATTTTCAAGATTTGAAAGCAAATGCAGAGATCAAAGAAGAAAGCAGAATTCCCCTTCCCCAAACACGAGAGCTTCCCACGGATTCTCTCATTTTCTATCCCATATTTTCTCAGGAAAACGTAGTTTCAAATGATACCCATTCCCATTTTTCTTCCTCTAAAAATCCAagatgaaaactctctctatttCCCTTCCTTCTGATTGCAAAACCCTCTGAAATCATCCAACCTTTGCTTAAACCCCAGGTATTATACAATTGACCCCGCTTACCGGACCTATTGGTAAGCGCTTCGAAGTGTACCTGCTATAGCCAGTCACGCAAACCACCTAAAGACCGGTTCTTCGTTATTGGGTGACCCACTAGTGGTTTCAGCGGCTTCAAGATTTTGCCACGTGGACAGCAGTGGGATCCTGTGgcttcctgtgatccataggaTCGAGAAAAGCGTTGGATCACTAGAGAAAGAACtttgtcttttttttaattttttccatttttcattttttaaaatttttatttttacgcAATTCTGTAGGGAGCAAGTGCAGAAGTGAGCTGCGCTCATTTGAATATTTTGGCTTTTTACTTAGGTGGatgatttcaaaaataaatgaaaaatattttttatttttaattattattttaagttaACCTTTTGTAAATTCCTGTCCAATATATAATTccccttttttttaattttgagaatTAGATAGTTCATACCTtctaatatatattcatataatctttaaaaaaatgcTTAAGGTTATTAAaacaattttatcattaaattcaagaaaataataaatttaatttcatatattatCAGGCATTTTATAAGTATACTTTTTGAAGtcttgtttatatatttttaagaataattgaaaaaaaattgcttcttttttattatataaatgttTAATGGCTGTATTATTAGTTTAAAGAGGCCAAAtattcattaaaatcatgttcaataataaataaaaattaatcattcTATAGTAAAAATGAACAAAAAATACGTATATTTATACgtattaaactttaattttttattatataataatataatgagAGAGCATTtgataaaatagaaattaaacaaCTGAAATTTTGGATCTGTTTAATTATATTGATCATCACGTGTCTGCAGATCCAATGCTCCTTTTTAAATGTTTCTCTTTCTTCCTCCAATCAGATGGCACAGATCCTCTTATAGTCTTTGATTAGATCAACCTAAAAAACGATtggatattttttaattttgcttaATCTTTTTATCATGTGACAGCAACGTTATTTACCGACGCACAAAGCAGGGGGGTAGATTAGTCATTTCGATAAATGCAAGCAGTTATCCCTATGAGCATGTTAGGAACTCTCTGTTCCGGGTTATGTTGAGGAAACTTGGGGTCTGTCTGTTGGTTTTGTGCCACGTAGGATAATGAGAAGATGATTTTCTTACGTGGCATAAAAGAAGGTCTTTAGTGGTTGCTTTTTGGTCAGTATTATCTGAGAAacgaaaatataaattttaaattatatattctatcacaattttaaattatttatttaaaaactaatttttaaaaaattgacggCGAAAGGGGAATCTCCGTTAAAAAGTGTAGATAACGTTGCTTGACAACTTTGACGGATAGGTTACGTGGCAGGTGGAGAACCAAGATAGATAACGGCGTTGTGTTCGGGGGATAAGGGGCTTGAGGCT
The Manihot esculenta cultivar AM560-2 chromosome 1, M.esculenta_v8, whole genome shotgun sequence genome window above contains:
- the LOC110622784 gene encoding telomere repeat-binding protein 5 isoform X4, coding for MVLQKRLDYGFNGYQVPPTPRATRSARRRSSFKKKTGENQMCAFDLLAIVAGNLLLEKGNNTPSSSDISADKDHCKVANNAVKNECQNDEKNMKVEVHDQGSITRSFFVSELVSQERIGSGMMVNSKSQNEIRTFAGNLDVGPSLLREFDNCKLERETKKLIKDEPHKCGKVQNGTVANMCSFEDPVVWDEKPHTLVSSGSSTKVPLRGNNNSHSSYPTNGDNVNVNSRDDDENSSGCTHPSTTKKFFRPAPRIGDRRIRKILASKYWKGAPRSNDATLSNTDGADSKPLYHKRKNYYKYQRSERLYPFKKRKHFAYGSQLDSGEGMSNEFVSDSPKKGNDEDAAGSCSKLHAAIEAPSSVAGQHNSFRPRHSHVKLRIKSFKVPELFIEIPESATVGLLKRTVMEAVTTILGGGLRVGVLLQGKKIRDDHKTLQQTGICHNNQLDALGFSLEPNSSRAAPSFCPVDSPFLIDTAQPVSRYPPAPSVAHHATCAASPEPHQTNLGNLIESDHDSAPSPTAMSIEKGTTDSKALVPVPEMNIEALAVVPADLKSKRSEIVQRRIRRPFSVAEVEALVQAVEKLGTGSRWRDVKLRAFDNAKHRTYVDLKDKWKTLVHTARISPQQRRGEPVPQELLDRVLTAHAYWSHQQAKQHIKQQQQPPSLEL
- the LOC110622784 gene encoding telomere repeat-binding protein 5 isoform X1, producing the protein MVLQKRLDYGFNGYQVPPTPRATRSARRRSSFKKKTGENQMCAFDLLAIVAGNLLLEKGNNTPSSSDISADKDHCKVANNAVKNECQNDEKNMKVEVHDQGSITRSFFVSELVSQGNEQNHCSKEYLYAENDLNLGLAATVATSECAERIGSGMMVNSKSQNEIRTFAGNLDVGPSLLREFDNCKLERETKKLIKDEPHKCGKVQNGTVANMCSFEDPVVWDEKPHTLVSSGSSTKVPLRGNNNSHSSYPTNGDNVNVNSRDDDENSSGCTHPSTTKKFFRPAPRIGDRRIRKILASKYWKGAPRSNDATLSNTDGADSKPLYHKRKNYYKYQRSERLYPFKKRKHFAYGSQLDSGEGMSNEFVSDSPKKGNDEDAAGSCSKLHAAIEAPSSVAGQHNSFRPRHSHVKLRIKSFKVPELFIEIPESATVGLLKRTVMEAVTTILGGGLRVGVLLQGKKIRDDHKTLQQTGICHNNQLDALGFSLEPNSSRAAPSFCPVDSPFLIDTAQPVSRYPPAPSVAHHATCAASPEPHQTNLGNLIESDHDSAPSPTAMSIEKGTTDSKALVPVPEMNIEALAVVPADLKSKRSEIVQRRIRRPFSVAEVEALVQAVEKLGTGSRWRDVKLRAFDNAKHRTYVDLKDKWKTLVHTARISPQQRRGEPVPQELLDRVLTAHAYWSHQQAKQHIKQQQQPPSLEL
- the LOC110622784 gene encoding telomere repeat-binding protein 5 isoform X3, with amino-acid sequence MVLQKRLDYGFNGYQVPPTPRATRSARRRSSFKKKTGENQMCAFDLLAIVAGNLLLEKGNNTPSSSDISADKDHCKVANNAVKNECQNDEKNMKVEVHDQGSITRSFFVSELVSQGNEQNHCSKEYLYAENDLNLGLAATVATSECAERIGSGMMVNSKSQNEIRTFAGNLDVGPSLLREFDNCKLERETKKLIKDEPHKCGKVQNGTVANMCSFEDPVVWDEKPHTLVSSGSSTKVPLRGNNNSHSSYPTNGDNVNVNSRDDDENSSGCTHPSTTKKFFRPAPRIGDRRIRKILASKYWKGAPRSNDATLSNTDGADSKPLYHKRKNYYKYQRSERLYPFKKRKHFAYGSQLDSGEGMSNEFVSDSPKKGNDEDAAGSCSKLHAGQHNSFRPRHSHVKLRIKSFKVPELFIEIPESATVGLLKRTVMEAVTTILGGGLRVGVLLQGKKIRDDHKTLQQTGICHNNQLDALGFSLEPNSSRAAPSFCPVDSPFLIDTAQPVSRYPPAPSVAHHATCAASPEPHQTNLGNLIESDHDSAPSPTAMSIEKGTTDSKALVPVPEMNIEALAVVPADLKSKRSEIVQRRIRRPFSVAEVEALVQAVEKLGTGSRWRDVKLRAFDNAKHRTYVDLKDKWKTLVHTARISPQQRRGEPVPQELLDRVLTAHAYWSHQQAKQHIKQQQQPPSLEL
- the LOC110622784 gene encoding telomere repeat-binding protein 5 isoform X2, with the protein product MVLQKRLDYGFNGYQVPPTPRATRSARRRSSFKKKTGENQMCAFDLLAIVAGNLLLEKGNNTPSSSDISADKDHCKVANNAVKNECQNDEKNMKVEVHDQGSITRSFFVSELVSQGNEQNHCSKEYLYAENDLNLGLAATVATSECAERIGSGMMVNSKSQNEIRTFAGNLDVGPSLLREFDNCKLERETKKLIKDEPHKCGKVQNGTVANMCSFEDPVVWDEKPHTLVSSGSSTKVPLRGNNNSHSSYPTNGDNVNVNSRDDDENSSGCTHPSTTKKFFRPAPRIGDRRIRKILASKYWKGAPRSNDATLSNTDGADSKPLYHKRKNYYKYQRSERLYPFKKRKHFAYGSQLDSGEGMSNEFVSDSPKKGNDEDAAGSCSKLHAAIEAPSSVAGQHNSFRPRHSHVKLRIKSFKVPELFIEIPESATVGLLKRTVMEAVTTILGGGLRVGVLLQGKKIRDDHKTLQQTGICHNNQLDALGFSLEPNSSRAAPSFCPVDSPFLIDTAQPVSRYPPAPSVAHHATCAASPEPHQTNLGNLIESDHDSAPSPTAMSIEKGTTDSKALVPVPEMNIEALAVVPADLKSKRSEIVQRRIRRPFSVAEVEALVQAVEKLGTGRWRDVKLRAFDNAKHRTYVDLKDKWKTLVHTARISPQQRRGEPVPQELLDRVLTAHAYWSHQQAKQHIKQQQQPPSLEL